A genomic stretch from Streptomyces venezuelae ATCC 10712 includes:
- a CDS encoding aldo/keto reductase: MTRIDTVRLGGQDGPEIGVQGFGAMGISEFYGATDEAAARDTLDAALEAGVTLIDTADIYGSGANEEFLAPFLAAHRDEVTLATKFAIERRADVPAHRAVRNDPAYIRKAVEGSLRRLGIETIDLYYMHRRDPEVPFAESVGAMAELVREGKVKHLGLSEVTGAELREAHAVHPISALQSEWSLFSRDVERSAVGAAAELGVTFVPYSPLGRGFLTGAFADAGKDLSDGDFRRFQPRFTGENAERNATLLDPVRKIAAAHGATPAQIALAWVQQRASVHGLTVVPIPGTRKRSRLEENAAATRITLTEAELAELEPIAGQVAGDRYPDMRSTSAAREA, encoded by the coding sequence ATGACCAGGATCGACACCGTACGTCTCGGCGGCCAGGACGGACCCGAGATCGGCGTCCAGGGCTTCGGCGCCATGGGCATCAGCGAGTTCTACGGCGCCACCGACGAGGCCGCCGCCCGGGACACCCTCGACGCCGCCCTGGAAGCCGGCGTCACCCTGATCGACACCGCCGACATCTACGGCAGCGGAGCCAACGAGGAGTTCCTCGCCCCGTTCCTCGCCGCCCACCGCGACGAGGTCACCCTCGCCACCAAGTTCGCCATCGAGCGGCGCGCCGACGTCCCCGCCCACCGGGCCGTCCGCAACGACCCCGCCTACATCAGGAAGGCCGTCGAGGGCAGCCTGCGCCGCCTCGGCATCGAGACGATCGACCTCTACTACATGCACCGCCGCGACCCGGAGGTCCCGTTCGCCGAGTCCGTCGGCGCGATGGCCGAACTCGTCCGGGAGGGCAAGGTCAAGCACCTGGGCCTCAGCGAGGTCACCGGCGCCGAGCTCCGCGAGGCCCACGCCGTCCACCCGATCAGCGCCCTCCAGTCGGAGTGGTCGCTCTTCTCCCGGGACGTGGAACGCAGCGCCGTCGGCGCCGCCGCCGAACTCGGCGTCACCTTCGTGCCGTACTCCCCGCTCGGCCGCGGCTTCCTCACCGGCGCGTTCGCGGACGCCGGCAAGGACCTGTCGGACGGTGACTTCCGCCGCTTCCAGCCCCGCTTCACCGGCGAGAACGCCGAGCGGAACGCCACCCTCCTCGACCCGGTCCGCAAGATCGCCGCCGCGCACGGGGCGACCCCGGCGCAGATCGCCCTCGCCTGGGTCCAGCAGCGGGCCTCGGTGCACGGCCTCACCGTCGTCCCGATCCCCGGCACCCGCAAGCGCTCCCGCCTGGAGGAGAACGCCGCCGCCACCCGCATCACCCTCACCGAGGCCGAACTCGCCGAACTGGAGCCGATCGCCGGCCAGGTGGCGGGCGACCGCTACCCGGACATGCGCTCCACCTCCGCGGCGCGCGAGGCCTGA
- a CDS encoding L,D-transpeptidase, with translation MLPIRTPRPALAAVALTVSLTACTAQAASGPERSGAPASAAPPAKVKVVDPAAGRPVKVTATGGTIAGVKVVDADGGSLAGRTGAGGADWTSDRKAAPGTTYTVEVRSRTADGKESTSTSSFTTPEPAKVNKVTLAPGKNTTVGIAHPLSIVFDLPVTRKADVEKQLKVTTSNATEGSWGWVKDYSGRDRADWRPKEYWKPGTKVTLEADLNGTDSGGGWFVRDYRTGFTIGAAQIVKVDLDRHTLTLNKDGRTVRTIPVSGGTPGGDKRSWRGTAVLMAKEGTINMNSETVGLGDAYDKMVDYSMRLTWSGMYAHAAPWNAPYFGRANKSSGCIGMSDENAASFYASVNVGDPFEITGAETKGTVAEGNGYGAWNLSWAQWKAKSALA, from the coding sequence GTGCTGCCGATACGCACTCCCCGTCCCGCCCTCGCCGCCGTGGCGCTGACCGTCTCCCTCACCGCCTGTACGGCCCAGGCGGCGAGCGGCCCCGAGCGGAGCGGGGCGCCGGCCTCGGCCGCTCCCCCGGCGAAGGTGAAGGTCGTGGACCCGGCGGCGGGCCGGCCGGTGAAGGTGACCGCCACCGGCGGCACGATCGCCGGGGTGAAGGTGGTGGACGCGGACGGCGGTTCGCTCGCCGGGCGGACGGGTGCGGGCGGGGCGGACTGGACGTCGGACCGCAAGGCGGCCCCGGGAACCACGTACACGGTGGAGGTGAGGTCCCGCACCGCCGACGGCAAGGAGTCGACGAGCACGTCCTCCTTCACCACCCCCGAGCCGGCGAAGGTCAACAAGGTCACCCTGGCGCCCGGCAAGAACACCACCGTCGGCATCGCCCATCCGCTCTCGATCGTCTTCGACCTCCCGGTGACCAGGAAGGCGGACGTGGAAAAGCAGCTCAAGGTGACCACGTCGAACGCCACCGAGGGCTCCTGGGGCTGGGTCAAGGACTACTCGGGCCGGGACCGGGCGGACTGGCGGCCCAAGGAGTACTGGAAGCCGGGCACGAAGGTCACCCTCGAAGCGGACCTGAACGGCACGGACTCGGGCGGCGGCTGGTTCGTACGGGACTACCGCACCGGCTTCACGATCGGCGCCGCGCAGATCGTGAAGGTCGACCTGGACCGCCACACGCTGACCCTGAACAAGGACGGCCGCACCGTCCGTACGATCCCGGTCTCCGGCGGCACCCCGGGCGGCGACAAGCGGTCCTGGCGGGGCACGGCCGTGCTGATGGCGAAGGAGGGCACCATCAACATGAACTCCGAGACGGTCGGCCTCGGCGACGCCTACGACAAGATGGTCGACTACTCGATGCGGCTGACCTGGTCGGGCATGTACGCGCACGCGGCCCCGTGGAACGCGCCGTACTTCGGCAGGGCCAACAAGAGCTCCGGCTGCATCGGCATGAGCGACGAGAACGCCGCCTCCTTCTACGCCTCGGTGAACGTCGGCGACCCCTTCGAGATCACCGGCGCGGAGACCAAGGGCACGGTCGCCGAGGGCAACGGCTACGGCGCGTGGAACCTGAGCTGGGCGCAGTGGAAGGCGAAGAGCGCCCTCGCCTGA
- a CDS encoding lipid II:glycine glycyltransferase FemX, producing the protein MSALLVTAAPTERRALRLGPVTPEVYRAFLASRSGADGPSFLQVPAWARVKDGWQHQLVGWGPESGELTGVALVLLRPFPGTRKYFAYLPEGPVADWADPDLDRWLAPLLGHLRACGVFAVRMGPGPAYRRWNAATVKAGTGTGRRLSDVLADEVDPLGTAVAERLRARGWRRCGGESEDGADAQPRHVFQVPLTGRTPDDLWTGLNQEWRRNVRKARKSGVEITVGSAADLPEFYRLLRVTEERDGFRLGRSLAYYERQYAVLNAEHPGRMKLYLARHEGEILAAHTMVTVGGRVWYQTGASADHRREVRPSNALQWRMMLDAHALGAAVYDLRGVPSTLDPDDRAHGLLRWKLGTGGQVVETLGEWETPMQGTTNHALYRAFQAYLARR; encoded by the coding sequence GTGTCAGCCCTGCTCGTGACGGCCGCACCCACCGAGCGCCGCGCCCTGCGGCTCGGCCCCGTCACCCCCGAGGTCTACCGCGCCTTCCTCGCGTCCCGCTCCGGTGCGGACGGGCCCAGCTTCCTCCAGGTCCCGGCCTGGGCCCGGGTGAAGGACGGCTGGCAGCACCAACTGGTCGGCTGGGGACCGGAGTCCGGTGAGCTGACCGGCGTTGCCCTGGTCCTCCTGCGGCCCTTCCCCGGCACCCGCAAGTACTTCGCCTACCTGCCCGAAGGGCCCGTCGCCGACTGGGCCGACCCCGACCTCGACCGGTGGCTCGCCCCGCTCCTCGGGCATCTGCGCGCCTGCGGCGTCTTCGCCGTCCGGATGGGCCCCGGCCCCGCCTACCGGCGCTGGAACGCCGCCACCGTGAAGGCCGGCACCGGCACCGGCCGTCGCCTCTCCGACGTCCTCGCCGACGAGGTCGACCCGCTCGGCACCGCCGTCGCCGAACGGCTGCGGGCCCGGGGCTGGCGGCGCTGCGGCGGCGAGTCGGAGGACGGCGCCGACGCCCAGCCCCGCCACGTCTTCCAGGTGCCGCTCACCGGGCGCACCCCCGACGACCTGTGGACCGGGCTCAACCAGGAGTGGCGGCGCAACGTCCGCAAGGCCCGCAAGTCCGGCGTCGAGATCACCGTCGGCTCCGCCGCCGACCTTCCCGAGTTCTACCGGCTGCTCCGCGTCACCGAGGAACGCGACGGCTTCCGGCTCGGCCGCTCCCTCGCGTACTACGAGCGCCAGTACGCCGTCCTCAACGCCGAGCACCCCGGCCGCATGAAGCTCTACCTGGCCCGCCACGAGGGCGAGATCCTCGCCGCCCACACCATGGTCACCGTCGGCGGACGCGTCTGGTACCAGACCGGCGCCTCCGCCGACCACCGCCGCGAGGTCCGCCCCTCCAACGCCCTCCAGTGGCGCATGATGCTCGACGCCCACGCCCTCGGCGCCGCCGTCTACGACCTGCGCGGGGTACCCTCCACCCTCGATCCGGACGACCGCGCCCACGGCCTGCTGCGCTGGAAGCTCGGCACGGGCGGACAGGTCGTCGAGACGCTGGGGGAGTGGGAGACACCGATGCAGGGCACGACCAACCACGCGCTGTACCGCGCCTTCCAGGCGTACCTGGCCCGCCGATGA
- a CDS encoding sensor histidine kinase: MSPEPDTGPGGGAHHGPDGAPGTGPDPGPGGLAELRRGRAARRRARSPRLRPHPFGLRTRLVLAFLLVAAVGCGTTAALTYRAARSAILEQAQDTAVSAFREQVDALNIRLPVAEDDLRPLLMQIARQGKPRPWRVYAEYGTVRVSSTDRPSSSVITPELRARAADQRLPHGSFQRVVKGGTPYLTIAVPAVFLTRSAEGAPQRTGLVLYAVMALDEEEANVEAMVTAARDGALPALAVALIPALIAARGVLRPVRELRHAAHSMGRGRLDTRIHAKGSDELADLARTFNESAAELERSVAELRNAEARARRFASDVSHELRTPLAGMLAVTEVLDEDADGLDSDTARAVRLISAETGKLAVLVEDLMEISRFDARAAELHTDEVDAADCVRKTLQNRHWTDPAQVAPYLGEGIRARLDPRRFDVVVANLVGNALRHGGAPVTVRLWTEGDQLVTEVADRGPGIHPDVLPHVFDRFYKADQARTRSAGSGLGLAITLENVRLHGGTVTAANDPEGGAVFTVRMPL; encoded by the coding sequence GTGAGCCCCGAGCCGGACACCGGACCGGGCGGCGGGGCGCACCACGGCCCCGACGGCGCTCCCGGCACCGGCCCGGACCCCGGGCCCGGCGGGCTCGCCGAGCTGCGACGCGGCCGCGCGGCCCGGCGCCGGGCCCGGAGCCCCCGGCTGCGCCCGCACCCCTTCGGTCTGCGCACCCGGCTCGTGCTCGCCTTCCTGCTCGTCGCCGCCGTCGGCTGCGGCACCACCGCCGCCCTCACCTACCGGGCCGCCCGCAGCGCCATCCTGGAACAGGCGCAGGACACCGCCGTCTCCGCCTTCCGCGAGCAGGTCGACGCCCTCAACATCCGGCTGCCCGTCGCCGAGGACGACCTGCGGCCCCTGCTCATGCAGATCGCCCGGCAGGGCAAGCCCCGCCCCTGGCGCGTCTACGCCGAGTACGGCACCGTCCGCGTCTCCTCCACCGACCGGCCCTCCTCCTCCGTCATCACCCCGGAGCTGCGGGCCCGCGCGGCCGACCAGCGGCTGCCGCACGGCAGCTTCCAGCGGGTCGTCAAGGGCGGCACCCCGTACCTCACGATCGCCGTGCCCGCCGTCTTCCTGACCCGCTCGGCCGAGGGGGCGCCGCAGCGCACCGGTCTCGTCCTCTACGCGGTGATGGCCCTCGACGAGGAGGAGGCGAACGTCGAGGCCATGGTGACGGCCGCCCGCGACGGCGCGCTGCCCGCGCTCGCCGTCGCCCTCATCCCGGCACTGATCGCCGCGCGCGGGGTGCTCCGGCCCGTCCGGGAGCTGCGGCACGCGGCCCACAGCATGGGGCGCGGCCGGCTCGACACCCGGATCCACGCCAAGGGCAGCGACGAACTCGCCGACCTCGCCCGGACGTTCAACGAGTCCGCCGCCGAGCTGGAACGTTCCGTCGCGGAGCTCCGCAACGCCGAGGCCCGTGCCCGCCGCTTCGCCTCCGACGTCTCGCACGAACTGCGCACCCCGCTCGCCGGGATGCTCGCCGTCACCGAGGTCCTCGACGAGGACGCCGACGGCCTCGACAGCGACACCGCCCGGGCCGTCCGCCTGATCAGCGCCGAGACCGGGAAGCTCGCCGTGCTCGTCGAGGACCTCATGGAGATCTCCCGCTTCGACGCCCGCGCCGCCGAACTCCACACCGACGAGGTCGACGCCGCCGACTGCGTCCGCAAGACCCTGCAGAACCGGCACTGGACCGATCCGGCGCAGGTCGCCCCGTACCTCGGCGAGGGGATCAGGGCCCGGCTCGACCCGCGCCGCTTCGACGTCGTCGTCGCCAACCTCGTCGGCAACGCGCTGCGGCACGGCGGGGCGCCGGTGACGGTCCGGCTGTGGACGGAGGGCGACCAGCTCGTGACGGAGGTCGCCGACCGGGGCCCGGGCATCCACCCGGACGTCCTGCCGCACGTCTTCGACCGCTTCTACAAGGCCGACCAGGCCCGTACCCGCTCGGCGGGCAGCGGCCTCGGCCTCGCGATCACCCTGGAGAACGTACGGCTCCACGGGGGCACCGTCACGGCCGCCAACGACCCCGAAGGCGGGGCGGTCTTCACGGTCCGGATGCCGCTGTGA
- a CDS encoding alpha/beta hydrolase yields the protein MRRISRTLITAALVAAVIGGTAGFASGDSQQPVTGAPAGTAEWRAAGLPDPERMTPAEVARFFAGLSPVRQRELARTHPTVVGNLDGAPLELRYAANARVTHGAFGGARVLAHDARGRGQVALVYGDLARAEHVSVIVPGSDIDAGRLHPLTDMANELRRATGGRTAVVAWAGYTTPVGVGLDAATGRLAEAGAERLTRFVDGLAAAGAAEPSLFCHSYGSVVCGLAAHDLKAKDLVVFGSPGMRADNVAELGTSARVWAAKDPTDWIDWVPNVEVGDLGHGADPADPAFGARRIAADDAAGHGGYFAPGTASLRTFAAIAGGDVR from the coding sequence ATGCGCCGTATTTCGAGGACCCTGATCACCGCGGCCCTGGTGGCCGCGGTGATCGGCGGGACGGCGGGCTTCGCGTCCGGCGACAGCCAGCAGCCCGTGACGGGGGCGCCGGCCGGGACCGCCGAGTGGCGGGCGGCCGGGCTGCCGGACCCGGAGCGGATGACCCCGGCGGAGGTGGCGCGGTTCTTCGCGGGGCTGAGCCCGGTACGGCAGCGGGAGCTGGCCCGGACGCATCCGACGGTCGTCGGGAACCTCGACGGGGCGCCCCTGGAGCTGCGGTACGCGGCCAACGCCCGGGTCACGCACGGGGCGTTCGGCGGCGCCCGGGTCCTCGCCCACGACGCGCGCGGCCGCGGCCAGGTGGCCCTGGTGTACGGGGATCTGGCGCGGGCGGAGCACGTGTCGGTGATCGTGCCCGGCTCCGACATCGACGCGGGCCGCCTGCACCCGCTCACGGACATGGCGAACGAGCTGCGCCGGGCCACCGGCGGCCGGACGGCGGTCGTCGCCTGGGCCGGCTACACCACCCCGGTCGGCGTGGGTCTCGACGCGGCCACCGGCCGGCTCGCCGAGGCGGGCGCGGAGCGGCTCACCCGGTTCGTGGACGGTCTCGCGGCCGCCGGGGCGGCCGAGCCCTCGCTGTTCTGCCACAGCTACGGCTCCGTGGTGTGCGGGCTCGCCGCCCACGACCTGAAGGCCAAGGACCTGGTGGTCTTCGGCTCCCCGGGGATGCGCGCCGACAACGTGGCCGAGCTCGGCACCTCCGCCCGCGTCTGGGCCGCGAAGGATCCGACCGACTGGATCGATTGGGTCCCGAACGTCGAGGTCGGGGACCTCGGGCACGGCGCCGATCCCGCCGACCCGGCCTTCGGGGCGCGTCGGATCGCCGCCGACGACGCCGCGGGCCACGGCGGCTACTTCGCGCCGGGCACCGCCTCCCTCCGCACGTTCGCCGCGATCGCCGGGGGGGACGTCCGATGA
- a CDS encoding response regulator transcription factor encodes MPRVLLIEDDPSVREGVELGLRRRGHEVRTAATGEAGLDALAEFRPDLLLLDLMLPGMNGVQVCHRVRESSQLPIIMLTARGDDFDVVIGLEAGADDYIVKPARTEVIEARIRAVLRRIEEPGGARSAVEFHGDLAVDRAGLTVAKSGERIALAPSELKLLLHLTAAPEQVFSRQQLLEHVWEHSYHGDARLVDACVRRLRNKIEDTPGEPRYIQTLRGFGYRFGPL; translated from the coding sequence ATGCCCCGCGTGCTGCTGATAGAAGACGACCCCTCCGTCCGCGAAGGCGTCGAGCTCGGGCTCCGCCGCCGCGGGCACGAGGTGCGCACCGCCGCCACCGGAGAGGCCGGCCTCGACGCGCTCGCGGAGTTCCGGCCCGACCTGCTGCTGCTCGACCTCATGCTGCCCGGCATGAACGGCGTCCAGGTCTGCCACCGGGTCCGCGAGAGCAGCCAGCTGCCGATCATCATGCTGACCGCCCGCGGCGACGACTTCGACGTCGTCATAGGCCTGGAGGCCGGCGCCGACGACTACATCGTCAAGCCCGCCCGTACCGAGGTCATCGAGGCCCGGATACGGGCCGTGCTGCGGCGCATCGAGGAGCCGGGCGGCGCCAGGTCCGCCGTCGAGTTCCACGGGGACCTGGCCGTCGACCGGGCCGGGCTGACCGTCGCGAAGTCCGGCGAGCGCATCGCCCTCGCCCCCTCGGAGCTGAAGCTGCTGCTGCATCTGACGGCCGCCCCCGAGCAGGTCTTCAGCCGCCAGCAGCTCCTCGAACACGTCTGGGAGCACAGCTACCACGGCGACGCCCGGCTGGTCGACGCCTGCGTCCGGCGGCTGCGGAACAAGATCGAGGACACCCCCGGCGAACCCCGCTACATCCAGACCCTGCGCGGCTTCGGCTACCGCTTCGGACCGCTGTGA
- the murJ gene encoding murein biosynthesis integral membrane protein MurJ — protein sequence MTATLTAQRPGGRRAKAKPSALRSGALMAAGSLVSRATGFVRASVVAAALGAGYVADGYAVGNSVPTIVYTLLLGGALNAVFVPELVKAAKEHEDGGAAYTDRLLTLCALALVALTAGAVLAAPLIVDTYTDYTGAQRETTVAFARACLPQIFFLGLFTLLGQVLNARGRFGAMMWTPVLNNVVVVAVFALFLVVADGGSLTPGETALLGWGTTAGIALQALALLPSLRAARFRWRPRFDWRGSGLAEPLRSAGWLVLLVLTNQGAYWVTTLLATSAGGTVSGGGLAAYNNAYLLWTVPHGIITVSLVTALLPRMSGAAADGDLAGVRRDVSYALRTSQAAVVPAACALLALAVPLMTVVFRYGATTGDDIRAMSWILMAFAPGLVALSGQYVCTRAFYALRDTRTPFLLNLVIAGLNAGLSVTAFHVLPTRWAVTGMAAGYSLALWAGWAVTAYALRRRLKGSAPVSGGAEGPVSGGSLSALARLMFAAVPAAGYGLLVTDLTGPAGAVPSGLAGALTVLGAFAVLARPLGLTGVQALLTAATGRLRGLARRT from the coding sequence ATGACGGCCACGCTCACCGCGCAGCGCCCCGGCGGGCGCCGGGCGAAGGCGAAACCGTCCGCGCTGCGCAGCGGCGCGCTGATGGCCGCCGGGTCGCTGGTCTCCCGGGCCACCGGCTTCGTCCGGGCCTCCGTCGTCGCGGCCGCGCTCGGCGCCGGCTACGTCGCCGACGGCTACGCGGTCGGCAACTCGGTCCCCACCATCGTCTACACCCTGCTCCTCGGCGGCGCCCTCAACGCCGTCTTCGTGCCCGAGCTGGTCAAGGCCGCCAAGGAGCACGAGGACGGCGGCGCCGCCTACACCGACCGGCTGCTCACCCTGTGCGCCCTCGCCCTCGTCGCGCTCACCGCCGGCGCGGTCCTCGCGGCGCCCCTGATCGTCGACACGTACACCGATTACACGGGCGCGCAGCGGGAGACGACCGTCGCGTTCGCGCGCGCCTGCCTCCCGCAGATCTTCTTCCTCGGGCTGTTCACCCTGCTCGGACAGGTCCTCAACGCCCGTGGCCGCTTCGGCGCCATGATGTGGACCCCGGTCCTCAACAACGTCGTGGTCGTCGCCGTCTTCGCGCTCTTCCTCGTGGTCGCCGACGGCGGCTCGCTCACCCCCGGCGAGACCGCCCTGCTCGGCTGGGGCACCACCGCCGGCATCGCGCTCCAGGCACTCGCCCTGCTGCCCTCGCTGCGCGCCGCCCGCTTCCGCTGGCGGCCCCGCTTCGACTGGCGGGGCAGCGGCCTCGCCGAGCCGCTGCGCTCGGCCGGCTGGCTGGTGCTGCTCGTCCTCACCAACCAGGGTGCGTACTGGGTGACCACGCTGCTCGCCACCTCGGCGGGCGGCACCGTGAGCGGCGGCGGTCTCGCCGCGTACAACAACGCCTATCTGCTGTGGACCGTCCCGCACGGCATCATCACGGTCTCCCTCGTCACCGCGCTGCTGCCCCGGATGAGCGGCGCCGCCGCCGACGGCGACCTCGCCGGGGTCCGGCGGGACGTCTCGTACGCGCTGCGCACCAGCCAGGCGGCCGTCGTCCCCGCCGCCTGCGCGCTGCTCGCGCTCGCCGTGCCGCTGATGACGGTCGTCTTCCGGTACGGGGCGACCACCGGCGACGACATCCGCGCGATGTCCTGGATCCTGATGGCCTTCGCGCCCGGACTCGTCGCCCTGTCCGGCCAGTACGTGTGCACCCGCGCCTTCTACGCGCTGCGGGACACCCGTACCCCCTTCCTGCTCAACCTGGTCATCGCCGGGCTCAACGCGGGCCTCTCCGTGACCGCCTTCCACGTCCTGCCCACCCGGTGGGCGGTCACGGGGATGGCGGCCGGGTACTCGCTGGCCCTGTGGGCGGGCTGGGCCGTCACGGCGTACGCGCTGAGGCGGCGGCTCAAGGGGAGCGCCCCGGTGTCCGGGGGCGCGGAAGGTCCGGTCTCCGGCGGCTCGCTCTCCGCGCTCGCGCGGCTGATGTTCGCCGCCGTGCCCGCCGCCGGGTACGGGCTCCTCGTCACCGACCTCACCGGACCCGCCGGAGCCGTACCCTCCGGGCTCGCCGGGGCGCTGACCGTCCTCGGCGCCTTCGCCGTCCTGGCCCGGCCCCTCGGGCTCACCGGGGTCCAGGCCCTCCTCACGGCCGCGACCGGCCGACTGCGCGGCCTCGCCCGCCGCACCTGA
- a CDS encoding MerR family transcriptional regulator, producing the protein MASTSTTPSGTRTHHTISEVSALTGLSAHTLRWYERIGLMPHVDRSHTGQRRFTEQDLHWLAFVGKLRLTGMPVADMVRYAELVREGDHTRDARRELLEATRRDVLSRITELQDTLAVLDIKISHYGTACGGTPS; encoded by the coding sequence ATGGCGAGCACGAGCACGACCCCGAGTGGAACCCGGACCCACCACACCATCAGCGAGGTCTCCGCGCTGACCGGTCTTTCGGCGCACACCCTGCGCTGGTACGAGCGGATCGGCCTCATGCCGCACGTCGACCGTTCGCACACCGGCCAGCGCCGCTTCACCGAGCAGGACCTGCACTGGCTCGCGTTCGTCGGCAAGCTGCGGCTCACGGGGATGCCGGTCGCCGACATGGTCCGGTACGCCGAGCTGGTGCGCGAGGGCGACCACACCCGGGACGCACGCCGTGAACTCCTGGAAGCCACCAGGCGGGACGTCCTCTCCCGGATCACCGAGCTCCAGGACACGCTCGCCGTGCTCGACATCAAGATCAGCCATTACGGGACCGCATGCGGAGGAACACCTTCATGA
- a CDS encoding serine hydrolase domain-containing protein, translated as MQSSVPSLASIENWPVPTAAAAVVRADGTLAGSYGPTGRRFPLASVTKPLAAYAVLVAYEEGAIDLDEPAGPQGATVRHLLAHTSGLAFDENRVMAAPGTRRIYSNTGFEALGDHLAKATDIPFAEYLHQAVLEPLGMTSTTLEGSPAKDGVSTVDDLVRFAAEVQAPRLLDPRTVLEAMSVAYPGLTGILPGYGHQKPNDWGLGFEIRDGKSPHWTGAGSSPRTFGHFGQSGTFLWVDPDARAACVALTDRPFGPWAVEAWPPFTDAVLADLRAG; from the coding sequence ATGCAGAGCAGCGTGCCGAGCCTGGCGTCGATCGAGAACTGGCCCGTCCCCACCGCGGCGGCCGCCGTGGTCCGCGCGGACGGCACCCTGGCCGGGTCGTACGGCCCCACCGGGCGGCGCTTCCCGCTCGCCTCGGTCACCAAGCCGCTCGCGGCGTACGCCGTCCTCGTCGCGTACGAGGAGGGGGCGATCGACCTCGACGAGCCCGCCGGGCCGCAGGGCGCGACCGTGCGGCACCTCCTCGCCCACACCTCGGGCCTCGCCTTCGACGAGAACCGGGTCATGGCCGCCCCCGGCACCCGCCGGATCTACTCCAACACCGGCTTCGAGGCGCTCGGCGACCATCTCGCGAAGGCGACCGACATCCCCTTCGCCGAGTACCTGCACCAGGCGGTCCTGGAGCCGCTGGGCATGACGTCGACGACGCTGGAGGGTTCGCCCGCCAAGGACGGCGTCTCGACCGTGGACGACCTGGTGCGGTTCGCCGCCGAGGTGCAGGCGCCGCGGCTGCTCGACCCGCGCACGGTCCTGGAGGCGATGAGCGTCGCGTACCCCGGGCTGACCGGCATCCTGCCCGGTTACGGGCACCAGAAGCCGAACGACTGGGGGCTGGGCTTCGAGATCCGGGACGGCAAGTCCCCGCACTGGACGGGCGCCGGTTCCTCGCCGCGTACCTTCGGGCACTTCGGGCAGTCCGGCACCTTCCTGTGGGTCGACCCGGACGCGCGGGCGGCCTGTGTGGCGCTCACCGACCGGCCCTTCGGGCCGTGGGCGGTCGAGGCGTGGCCGCCGTTCACGGACGCGGTCCTCGCGGACCTGCGCGCCGGCTAG
- a CDS encoding acyltransferase family protein: MSTLATTARRAVRKIESSTPAHRDRAVDGLRALALLAVPTGHWLLGGFTLSSDGAIHNASPLGTFAGLAPVSWVLQMLGIFFLVGGYASVLSYRRRKGSSGEWLKGRLARLGRPVLGVTAVWAALLPLLHFGFDVPVDSLRTASTLVIQPLWFVGVYTVVTALTPLCVRAARRLGVWAAAPLLGSVAVVDFLRYGPYADAVPSWLSLLNILPGWLFAYQLGVSWGEGRVTRRHAWALLLGGAALFAALLLAFGYPASMVGVPGEARTNSHPPSLLVLALAAAQSGAAILLRDRLGRLLKRPALWAPVVVVNLSAMTILCWHQTAMLTAAIPASYLGEVPGLVGAPDSVGWILARLAWMPVFAGLLVLIGRYARGFESPWTRTGTARRTVAGVLAAGFAVFALGLA, translated from the coding sequence ATGAGCACCCTCGCGACCACGGCCCGCCGGGCCGTCCGGAAGATCGAGTCGAGCACCCCCGCCCACCGCGACCGGGCCGTCGACGGGCTGCGCGCCCTGGCCCTGCTGGCCGTGCCGACCGGGCACTGGCTGCTCGGCGGGTTCACGCTCTCCTCCGACGGGGCGATCCACAACGCCAGCCCGCTCGGCACCTTCGCGGGTCTCGCGCCGGTCAGCTGGGTCCTGCAGATGCTGGGGATCTTCTTCCTGGTCGGCGGTTACGCCTCCGTCCTCTCCTACCGGCGGAGGAAGGGCTCCTCGGGCGAGTGGCTGAAGGGCCGGCTCGCCCGCCTCGGCCGGCCGGTGCTCGGTGTCACCGCCGTCTGGGCGGCGCTGCTGCCGCTGCTGCACTTCGGGTTCGACGTGCCGGTGGACAGTCTGCGGACGGCGTCGACGCTGGTGATCCAGCCGCTCTGGTTCGTCGGGGTGTACACGGTGGTCACCGCGCTCACCCCGCTGTGCGTCCGGGCGGCCCGCCGCCTCGGGGTGTGGGCCGCGGCCCCGCTGCTCGGTTCGGTCGCCGTCGTGGACTTCCTGCGGTACGGGCCGTACGCCGACGCCGTGCCGTCCTGGCTGAGCCTGCTGAACATCCTGCCGGGCTGGCTCTTCGCGTACCAGCTGGGCGTCTCGTGGGGCGAGGGCCGGGTCACCCGGCGGCACGCCTGGGCGCTGCTGCTCGGCGGGGCCGCGCTGTTCGCCGCCCTGCTGCTCGCCTTCGGCTACCCGGCGTCCATGGTCGGCGTGCCCGGCGAGGCCCGCACCAACTCGCACCCGCCGTCGCTGCTGGTCCTCGCCCTCGCCGCCGCGCAGAGCGGCGCGGCGATCCTGCTCAGGGACCGGCTCGGCCGGCTCCTGAAACGGCCCGCGCTCTGGGCGCCGGTCGTGGTGGTCAACCTGTCGGCGATGACGATCCTGTGCTGGCACCAGACGGCGATGCTGACGGCCGCGATCCCCGCCTCGTACCTCGGAGAGGTGCCGGGTCTGGTCGGCGCGCCGGACTCGGTCGGCTGGATCCTCGCCCGGCTCGCCTGGATGCCGGTCTTCGCCGGACTGCTCGTGCTGATCGGCCGGTACGCCCGGGGCTTCGAGTCCCCGTGGACGAGGACCGGCACGGCCCGCCGCACCGTGGCGGGCGTGCTGGCGGCGGGCTTCGCGGTCTTCGCGCTGGGGCTGGCGTGA